The Helicobacter sp. MIT 21-1697 genome segment TGCTAATTGACGAATAGCTTTTGGCGCAGTAGTAACAAACATTCTTGCTACATTTTGGTCACAACCCCAATCACTTCCTTTTACTGTGTCTGCAAAGTGTAAATCTTCATTGTCCCCATCACTTTTTACAGAATTTCCAAGACTTGCTTGCATACCACCTTGTGCAGCTGCCGAATGGCTTCTTTTGACTGGCACAAGAGAAAGCACAATGGTATTAAGCCCTGCTTGTTTTGCCGCAATAGAAGCACGAAGTCCTGCTAAACCACCGCCAATAATCAGTGCATCTGAATATACTACTTTCATTTACTCTCCTTTCCCTTGTGTATGCTCATCTAGGATTCTATATTCTTGAATGCTCTTGCTGCTATCTAGTCCGTGTCCAATTTGCATATATGCCACATACGAAGCAATACCAAGTATAAGACAGAACGCTGTAAGAGTGAGTTTAATAGCACGCAATGCTTTAATACCTAACCCTTCAAACCAACCCCATTTAATACAAAGCCTATATAGTCCAATAGAGCCGTGAAACTCAACAGCAAAAAGTAAAAGCGCATAAAGCAAATAGAAATCTTGATGATAGAATCTATATGAACTTGCGCTTGGACCGATATTTTCAGGTTGTGTAAGCATTATGAATACGTGTGGCATTGCCAAAAAGAAAATAGCAAAACCAGTTGCCGCTTGAATCACCCAATAACTCGTGTCTCCGTGTTTCATTAAATCTTTATGAACACGCAAAGCAAGAAATTGTTTATAGTTAATCGGGAATTTTCTCAATGCCAAAAATGCATGCACCACAAGAGCAATAATGACAATAGCCACGATAACGGAAACAATGCGTGGTTCGCCTGCTTCACCAAAAATCATACTCCCCTCAAAGAATTTTGTAACCTTATACATTGCTTCTTTGCTGATTAAGATGCTTGACACAAAGAGCAAATGTGCCAACATAAAGAGCCCTAAGAATAACCCTGTTGCACTTTGCCAAAAATCAAGTTTGGCAGGGATTTTACTCTTTTTTCTTTGAGGTGTTACCCCTGTGTAGCTTTCAATTATTTTATCCTCTCGCATGAAACCTCCTGTTTGTAGTTTGACCTCTATAACTTACACAAAATATCTAAAGCTTTAAATTTAAAGCGACTTTGTGGCATTTAAAAAAGGTTAAGTTACATTATAGAAAAATATTGATTAAAGTTTTTTTATGCCATTTTGAGAATCTTAAGATGTTTTGTTATTTTTAGTACAAGTTTCTTGCTTGATAATCTGTCCTAATTGCAGGTGCAAGACTTCATTAGCAAGTTCAATCGTGCTTGGGCGGTGAGCTATAATAATAATAATTTTATCGTGCCTTAGACGCTCTATACTTTCTTTAATCGCTTCTTCAGTTTGTGAATCAAGCGCAGAAGTAGCCTCATCAAGGATAAGCACTTCAGGATTTTTGTAAATTGCGCGTGCAATAGCGATTCTTTGACGTT includes the following:
- a CDS encoding fumarate reductase cytochrome b subunit — translated: MREDKIIESYTGVTPQRKKSKIPAKLDFWQSATGLFLGLFMLAHLLFVSSILISKEAMYKVTKFFEGSMIFGEAGEPRIVSVIVAIVIIALVVHAFLALRKFPINYKQFLALRVHKDLMKHGDTSYWVIQAATGFAIFFLAMPHVFIMLTQPENIGPSASSYRFYHQDFYLLYALLLFAVEFHGSIGLYRLCIKWGWFEGLGIKALRAIKLTLTAFCLILGIASYVAYMQIGHGLDSSKSIQEYRILDEHTQGKGE